From Fusobacterium varium:
CATAAAGGATAACGAAGATTAAAATTAGAATTTTTAATTTCTAATAAACTTGCTCCTTTTAAGGCTGATTCACCATCTTTTGGTCCATCAAATTCACAATTTAAAATTTGTGCTCTCATTATTCCATATAAAGCTCTTTCTTCATCTAAAACTAGGTTTTTATATTCCTTCATTATTTAAAATCCTCCCTTTTTTTATATAGTAAACTAATTAATTTTTTATTTTATTTGTAAGAATTATTTAACATATAATTTATATTTTCATGAATTTTATTCCAAAACTCTTTTGTTTGTTGTGCTTCAGGATTAGCTAAATCAAATGAATGATAAAGTCCTCTGATTAAATGCAGTTCAGTAGGAACTCCAGCCTCAATAAGTTTGCTAGCATAAATTAAGTTTTCATTTGCAAATAGGTCTAAATCTCCTACATAAATTAAAGTAGGAGGTAAATTACTAAAATTTTGTGCTTGAGCTGGAGAAAAATAAGGAATCATCTCATTTGAAATTTCTTTATTTCCTTTTAAGTTTTTCCAAGCAAATTTATTTGTTTCTTTATTCCATGTTATCTCCCCAGCAAATGGGGCATGATAAAGAGAACTTTCACTGCCGGTTCGACTATCAAGCATTGGATATACTAATACTTGTCCTAAAATTTTTATATTAGCATTATCTCTATTATAAAGAGCTACACTTGTAGATAGCCCTCCGCCTGCACTATCTCCCATAAGTATGATTTTATCAGAATCAAGATTTAAGTTTTTCCCCTCTTTTTTGATATAGAGAAGACCAGTATATACATCATTCAGTGCTGCTGAAAATGGAGCTTCTGTTGATAGTCTATATTTTGGAACAACAACAGCTACATTATGGGTATCAGCTAAATTTTGATAAATTTGATAATGATTTAAAGCTAATCTAAGTAAAAATCCACCTCCATGAGAATAATAAATAACTGGAAGTAACTTATCTTTCGACTTTTGTGGACGATAAATATACAAAGGAATATCAATGTTTTCATCAGCTTTATATATTAAAACGGAATCAGGCTTGAAGATAGAAGGAATTTCTTGAAATTTTAATTTATCTATTTT
This genomic window contains:
- a CDS encoding alpha/beta hydrolase, with product MKKILTKFILMISIIFEIQAIEIKTIDKVSKDYQEAAYSFMSHSYISDEDLKKIDKLKFQEIPSIFKPDSVLIYKADENIDIPLYIYRPQKSKDKLLPVIYYSHGGGFLLRLALNHYQIYQNLADTHNVAVVVPKYRLSTEAPFSAALNDVYTGLLYIKKEGKNLNLDSDKIILMGDSAGGGLSTSVALYNRDNANIKILGQVLVYPMLDSRTGSESSLYHAPFAGEITWNKETNKFAWKNLKGNKEISNEMIPYFSPAQAQNFSNLPPTLIYVGDLDLFANENLIYASKLIEAGVPTELHLIRGLYHSFDLANPEAQQTKEFWNKIHENINYMLNNSYK